A window from Sinorhizobium fredii encodes these proteins:
- a CDS encoding low molecular weight phosphatase family protein, which produces MSGIAEPGSKMPRSILFMCGMNAIRSPIAEALAKAALPKGTYVASAGVRQGERDPFVDVVLDEIGLSIGRHQPRTLEELEDDYFDVIVTLAPEAHHKALELTRSMAIDVVYWPTPDPTVATGTRDQIVGAYRAVRDHLAGLIASRLAGREKVG; this is translated from the coding sequence ATGAGCGGCATCGCCGAGCCAGGATCGAAGATGCCCCGCTCGATACTGTTCATGTGCGGCATGAACGCGATCCGCTCGCCGATCGCCGAGGCGCTCGCCAAAGCCGCTTTGCCGAAGGGAACCTATGTGGCTTCGGCCGGCGTGCGGCAGGGCGAGCGAGACCCCTTCGTCGATGTCGTTCTCGACGAGATCGGCCTCTCGATCGGCCGCCATCAGCCGCGCACGCTCGAAGAGCTCGAAGACGACTACTTCGACGTGATCGTGACGCTGGCGCCGGAGGCGCACCACAAGGCGCTGGAGCTGACCCGCTCCATGGCCATCGACGTCGTCTATTGGCCGACGCCGGATCCGACGGTGGCGACCGGCACCCGCGACCAGATCGTCGGCGCCTATCGCGCCGTCAGGGACCACCTCGCCGGCCTCATCGCCAGCCGGCTCGCCGGCCGCGAGAAGGTCGGCTGA
- the infA gene encoding translation initiation factor IF-1, which produces MAKEEVLEFPGVVTELLPNATFRVKLENDHEIIAHTAGRMRKNRIRVLAGDKVLVEMTPYDLTKGRITYRFK; this is translated from the coding sequence ATGGCGAAAGAAGAAGTCCTCGAATTTCCGGGCGTGGTCACCGAATTGCTTCCCAACGCGACCTTCCGCGTGAAGCTTGAGAACGACCATGAGATCATCGCCCACACGGCCGGCCGCATGCGCAAGAATCGCATCCGCGTTCTCGCCGGCGACAAGGTGCTGGTCGAGATGACCCCCTACGACCTGACCAAGGGCCGCATCACCTACCGCTTCAAGTAA
- a CDS encoding DUF2948 family protein, whose protein sequence is MDALKLLALDEEDLGVVSAHVQDAVFKVAGIHYDPRRRQFSLVINRFVWEKAEGKRKSFERRRALLLFKCVTAVRSLGFDRMDMEAVLDLLALRFLVKGEGPEGTVEIVLAGDASIALDVECIEAQLADTGGAWETAFRPRHPEGN, encoded by the coding sequence ATGGATGCTTTGAAGCTGCTGGCACTCGACGAGGAAGACCTGGGGGTCGTTTCCGCTCATGTGCAGGACGCAGTCTTCAAGGTGGCCGGCATTCATTATGATCCGCGCCGTCGTCAGTTTTCCCTCGTCATCAACCGCTTCGTCTGGGAGAAGGCGGAAGGCAAGCGCAAGAGCTTCGAGCGGCGCCGCGCCCTGCTGCTGTTCAAGTGTGTCACCGCCGTGCGCTCGCTCGGCTTCGACCGGATGGACATGGAAGCGGTGCTCGATCTGCTGGCGCTGCGCTTCCTGGTCAAGGGGGAGGGCCCCGAGGGCACGGTCGAGATCGTGCTTGCCGGCGATGCCTCGATCGCGCTCGATGTGGAATGCATCGAGGCGCAGCTTGCCGATACCGGCGGGGCGTGGGAAACCGCGTTCAGGCCGCGCCATCCCGAAGGCAACTGA
- a CDS encoding PBP1A family penicillin-binding protein — protein MAQSDAASKIGPEDQGPEEAVPSRDHPGRADGDAFAKTRRAFAGLGRALMRLGRALGEEVPVAARRAGEKSGAAARDALERLRRSSSSKAEAAGSAGRSAGQWLKARRGAATEDRPALPKRPAGRRAILLRSAAAAAVTSFVLLAVVFAWALRDVPWNEIAEGSLKPVVVLETADGKPLVSQGPFQGSYAARADFPPHLIEAVLAREDRRFYEHSGIDLRGIARALYTNLGAGEVVQGGSTITQQLIKILYLERDRTWKRKIQEAVIAFWLERKLGKDEILTRYLNNIYLGAGATGVPAAARIYFDKEVSALSIGESAMLAAIIRAPSQLNPLTNPEGARQQAELVLDAMVKGNRITQDEAKVARADFGKLQPTSPAVRSGSWFADWIMQDARELAGPYRGTIKVRTTMVPRLQAIAEKVVADALKREGTKAGVSQAALVAMTPEGAVVAMVGGRDYTKSTFNRAFSAMRQPGSAFKLFVYYAALKRGLTPFDPVEDAPIEINGWSPENFGGGYSGVVSIAEAFARSLNAATVALAMEVGIDEVIASARELGIDAKLADTPSLALGSSEVNLLDLTGAYASVRAGRAPIEPWGIESLHAEGQPQAFRVGPSREATTDISQYRSDLVSLLRLVVERGTGREADIGMLAAGKTGTSQNHRDAWFVGFTEPLIVGVWVGNDDETPMKDVTGGKLPARIWKNFMTAALAEGTPQEPGAQVAGSAPACNFRACARAYRSFRPDDCTFQPYYGPRRLCEK, from the coding sequence GATTGGCCCGGAGGACCAGGGGCCGGAAGAAGCCGTGCCGAGCCGAGATCACCCGGGCCGCGCGGATGGCGACGCATTTGCAAAAACCAGGAGAGCATTCGCCGGGCTCGGCCGTGCGCTGATGAGACTTGGCCGGGCGCTTGGGGAGGAAGTGCCGGTTGCGGCCCGTCGGGCCGGTGAGAAATCCGGCGCTGCCGCGCGCGACGCCCTAGAGCGGCTGCGGCGGAGCTCGAGCAGCAAGGCCGAAGCCGCCGGTTCGGCGGGCAGATCAGCCGGCCAATGGCTGAAGGCGCGGCGCGGCGCGGCAACCGAAGACCGCCCGGCCTTACCGAAGCGTCCGGCCGGCCGTCGCGCTATCCTGCTGCGGAGCGCAGCGGCGGCGGCCGTAACGTCGTTCGTGCTGCTGGCCGTCGTCTTCGCCTGGGCGCTCCGCGATGTCCCCTGGAACGAAATCGCCGAGGGCTCGCTGAAGCCGGTCGTCGTGCTGGAAACCGCCGACGGCAAGCCTCTGGTGAGCCAGGGGCCGTTCCAGGGATCCTACGCGGCGCGCGCGGATTTTCCGCCGCACCTGATCGAGGCGGTGCTTGCCAGGGAGGACCGACGCTTCTATGAGCATTCCGGCATTGATCTGAGGGGCATCGCCCGGGCGCTCTACACCAATCTCGGCGCCGGCGAGGTCGTGCAGGGCGGCAGCACCATCACGCAGCAGCTGATCAAGATCCTCTATCTCGAGCGCGACCGCACCTGGAAGCGGAAGATCCAGGAGGCGGTGATCGCCTTCTGGCTGGAGCGCAAGCTCGGCAAGGACGAGATCCTCACCCGCTATCTGAACAATATCTATCTCGGTGCCGGCGCCACCGGCGTGCCGGCGGCGGCGCGCATCTATTTCGACAAGGAGGTCTCGGCGCTTTCGATCGGCGAGTCGGCGATGCTGGCGGCGATCATCCGCGCCCCCTCGCAGCTCAATCCGCTCACCAATCCGGAGGGCGCCCGCCAGCAGGCGGAACTGGTCCTCGATGCGATGGTCAAGGGCAACCGGATCACTCAGGATGAGGCGAAGGTCGCCCGCGCCGACTTCGGCAAGCTGCAGCCGACCAGCCCGGCGGTCCGCTCGGGAAGCTGGTTTGCCGACTGGATCATGCAGGACGCCCGCGAGCTCGCCGGCCCCTATCGCGGCACGATCAAGGTCAGGACCACCATGGTGCCGCGGCTTCAGGCGATCGCCGAAAAGGTCGTCGCTGACGCGCTGAAACGCGAGGGGACCAAGGCGGGCGTCTCGCAGGCCGCCCTGGTGGCGATGACGCCGGAGGGCGCCGTCGTCGCCATGGTCGGCGGCCGCGACTATACCAAGAGCACCTTCAACCGCGCCTTTTCGGCGATGCGCCAGCCCGGCTCGGCCTTCAAGCTGTTCGTCTACTACGCCGCCCTGAAGCGTGGGCTGACGCCGTTCGACCCGGTCGAGGATGCGCCGATCGAAATCAACGGCTGGTCGCCGGAGAATTTCGGCGGCGGCTATAGCGGCGTCGTCAGCATTGCCGAGGCCTTTGCGCGGTCGCTGAACGCGGCGACCGTGGCGCTCGCCATGGAGGTCGGCATCGACGAGGTCATCGCCTCTGCCCGGGAACTCGGCATCGACGCCAAGCTTGCCGACACGCCGAGCCTCGCGCTTGGTTCCTCGGAGGTGAACCTGCTCGACCTCACCGGCGCCTATGCTTCCGTCAGGGCCGGCCGGGCGCCGATCGAGCCCTGGGGCATCGAGTCGCTCCATGCCGAGGGCCAGCCGCAGGCCTTCCGCGTCGGCCCTTCCAGGGAGGCCACCACCGATATCAGCCAGTACCGATCGGATCTCGTTTCGCTCTTGCGGCTCGTCGTCGAGCGCGGCACCGGCCGCGAGGCCGATATCGGCATGCTCGCCGCAGGCAAGACCGGCACCAGCCAGAACCACCGCGACGCCTGGTTCGTCGGCTTCACCGAACCACTGATCGTCGGCGTCTGGGTCGGCAACGACGACGAAACGCCGATGAAGGACGTGACCGGCGGCAAGCTGCCGGCGCGGATCTGGAAAAACTTCATGACCGCGGCACTGGCCGAGGGCACTCCGCAGGAGCCGGGTGCACAAGTGGCGGGCTCGGCGCCAGCTTGCAACTTCCGCGCCTGTGCCAGGGCGTATCGGTCGTTCCGACCGGATGATTGCACGTTCCAGCCGTATTACGGACCGCGGAGGCTTTGCGAGAAGTAG
- a CDS encoding Maf-like protein: MTVTQKLILASGSPRRVELLAQAGIEPARLLPMDLDETPKRAEHPRSLARRLSAEKAKAALAAIKGEPGWDGSYILAADTVVCVGRRILPKPELVSEASSALHLLSGRSHRVYTGICLVTPDRTLRQKVVDTKVRFKRLSGLDIETYLASGQWRGKAGGYGIQGIAGSFVVKLVGSYTNVVGLPLYETVSLLIGEGYDVHGRWLEG, encoded by the coding sequence ATGACAGTCACCCAAAAGCTGATATTGGCCTCCGGATCGCCGCGTCGCGTCGAACTCTTGGCGCAGGCCGGCATCGAGCCGGCGCGCCTGCTGCCGATGGACCTCGACGAGACGCCCAAGCGCGCCGAGCACCCCCGCTCGCTCGCCCGCCGGCTTTCCGCCGAGAAGGCGAAGGCGGCGCTGGCGGCGATCAAGGGAGAGCCGGGCTGGGACGGGAGCTACATTCTCGCGGCCGACACGGTCGTCTGCGTCGGCCGCCGCATCCTGCCGAAGCCGGAGCTCGTCAGTGAAGCGTCGAGTGCGCTGCACCTTCTTTCCGGCCGCAGCCATCGTGTCTATACCGGCATCTGCCTCGTTACGCCGGATCGGACGCTCCGCCAGAAGGTCGTCGACACCAAGGTGCGCTTCAAGCGCCTTTCGGGCCTTGACATCGAGACCTATCTCGCCTCCGGCCAATGGCGCGGCAAGGCCGGCGGCTACGGCATCCAGGGCATCGCCGGAAGTTTCGTCGTCAAGCTCGTCGGCTCCTACACCAATGTGGTAGGCTTGCCGCTCTACGAGACCGTCAGTCTCCTCATCGGCGAGGGGTACGACGTCCACGGTCGCTGGCTGGAAGGCTGA
- the yacG gene encoding DNA gyrase inhibitor YacG yields the protein MSGEGKKKSSNVEPLRPTRPCPECGRPSVREHYPFCSERCRNVDLNRWLSGSYAIPVADDESKADDDEDR from the coding sequence GTGAGCGGCGAAGGCAAGAAGAAGAGTTCGAATGTCGAACCCCTGCGCCCGACTCGGCCCTGCCCGGAATGCGGCCGCCCGTCGGTGCGCGAGCACTATCCCTTCTGCTCTGAGCGCTGCCGCAACGTGGACCTCAACCGCTGGCTTTCCGGCTCCTACGCCATCCCTGTCGCCGACGACGAGTCGAAGGCCGACGACGACGAGGATCGCTGA
- a CDS encoding UPF0262 family protein, producing MRADRNLRLCDVVLDETIGRSTPDVEHERAVAIFDLLEENLFEPVGHPGGPYRLNLSLVDSKLVFAISTDGGDAVATHILSLTPFRRIVKDYFLICESYYEAIRTATPSQIEAIDMGRRGIHNEGSQTLMDRLSGKIRLDFDTARRLFTLVCVLYWRG from the coding sequence ATGAGGGCCGACCGCAACCTGCGCCTCTGCGATGTCGTGCTGGACGAGACGATCGGCCGCTCGACGCCGGACGTCGAGCACGAGCGCGCGGTTGCGATCTTCGATCTCCTGGAAGAGAACCTGTTCGAGCCCGTCGGTCACCCGGGCGGTCCCTATCGGCTCAATCTGTCGCTGGTCGACTCGAAGCTCGTCTTTGCTATCTCGACCGACGGCGGCGATGCGGTTGCCACCCATATTCTGTCGCTCACCCCCTTTCGCCGCATCGTGAAGGACTATTTCCTGATCTGCGAAAGCTATTACGAGGCGATCCGCACCGCGACGCCGAGCCAGATCGAGGCGATCGACATGGGCCGCCGCGGCATCCACAACGAGGGCTCGCAGACGCTGATGGATCGGCTTTCCGGCAAGATCAGGCTGGATTTCGACACGGCGCGGCGCCTTTTCACCCTGGTCTGCGTGCTCTATTGGCGCGGCTGA
- the hisD gene encoding histidinol dehydrogenase: MAIWLNFLDSGFERDFAAFLTTKREVSEDVNATVRAIIDDVRARGDAALADYSARFDRVDFGATPMAVSPAEIDAAIDAVAPEVLGALKVAATRVEAHHRRQLPKDDLYEDAMGVGLGSRWTAIDAVGLYVPGGTASYPSSVLMNALPAKVAGVPRIVMVVPTRGGAINPAVLAAARLAGVEEIYRIGGAQAIAALAYGTETIAPVAKIMGPGNAYVAAAKRQVFGTVGIDMIAGPSEVLVIADGDNDPDWIAADLLAQAEHDAGAQAILITDDAAFGAAVEQAVERQLKTLPRAETAAASWRDFGAVILVPDLDTAVPLANRIAAEHLELALADPDSMVPKIRNAGAIFIGRHTPEVIGDYVGGSNHVLPTARSARFSSGLGVLDYMKRTSILRLGPEQLRILGPAAIALAKSEGLEAHARSVAIRFNLEDAG, encoded by the coding sequence TTGGCAATCTGGTTGAACTTTCTCGACAGCGGCTTCGAACGTGACTTCGCCGCCTTCCTGACAACCAAGCGGGAGGTCTCCGAGGACGTCAACGCCACCGTGCGCGCCATCATCGACGACGTGCGGGCCCGCGGCGACGCCGCGCTCGCCGACTATTCCGCCCGCTTCGATCGCGTGGATTTCGGCGCCACCCCGATGGCGGTCAGCCCGGCCGAGATCGATGCGGCAATCGACGCGGTCGCGCCGGAGGTGCTCGGCGCGCTCAAGGTCGCGGCGACCCGCGTCGAGGCGCATCACCGCCGGCAGCTGCCGAAGGACGATCTCTACGAAGATGCGATGGGCGTCGGCCTCGGGTCGCGCTGGACGGCGATCGACGCGGTCGGGCTTTACGTTCCGGGCGGCACCGCCAGCTATCCGAGCTCGGTGCTGATGAACGCGCTGCCGGCCAAGGTCGCCGGCGTGCCGCGCATCGTCATGGTCGTGCCGACAAGGGGCGGTGCGATCAACCCCGCCGTGCTGGCGGCGGCAAGGCTTGCCGGCGTCGAAGAGATCTATCGGATCGGCGGCGCCCAGGCGATTGCCGCGCTCGCCTACGGCACTGAGACGATCGCGCCGGTGGCGAAGATCATGGGACCCGGCAATGCCTATGTGGCGGCCGCCAAGCGGCAGGTCTTCGGCACGGTCGGCATCGACATGATCGCCGGCCCCTCCGAGGTGCTGGTGATCGCCGATGGCGACAACGATCCGGATTGGATCGCCGCCGATCTGCTGGCCCAGGCCGAGCACGATGCCGGCGCCCAGGCGATCCTGATTACCGATGACGCCGCCTTCGGCGCGGCGGTCGAACAGGCAGTCGAACGGCAGCTGAAGACGCTGCCGCGCGCCGAGACGGCGGCGGCGAGCTGGCGCGATTTCGGTGCCGTGATCCTGGTGCCGGACCTCGACACGGCGGTGCCGCTCGCCAACCGGATCGCCGCCGAGCATCTCGAGCTGGCCCTGGCAGATCCGGACTCGATGGTGCCGAAGATCCGCAATGCCGGCGCCATTTTCATCGGCCGGCACACGCCGGAGGTAATCGGCGACTATGTCGGCGGCTCCAACCACGTGCTGCCGACGGCGCGCTCGGCGCGCTTCTCCTCCGGTCTCGGCGTGCTCGATTATATGAAGCGGACCTCGATCCTCAGGCTCGGGCCCGAGCAGCTGCGCATTCTCGGCCCGGCGGCGATCGCGCTCGCCAAATCGGAAGGGCTGGAGGCCCATGCCCGCTCGGTTGCCATCCGCTTCAATCTTGAGGACGCCGGATGA
- the murA gene encoding UDP-N-acetylglucosamine 1-carboxyvinyltransferase has protein sequence MDRIRIVGGNQLHGVIPISGAKNAALPLMIASLLTDDTLTLENVPHLADVEQLIRILGNHGADISVNGRRERQGESYARTIHFTSRNIVSTTAPYELVSKMRASFWVIGPLLAREGKARVSLPGGCAIGTRPVDLFIEGLAALGANIEIDGGYIDATAPEGGLTGGRYVFPKVSVGATHVLMMAATLANGTTVIGNAAREPEVADLAKCLNAMGAKITGAGTGTITIEGVRSLSGARHRVLPDRIETGTYAMAVAMTGGDVILEDTDSSLLETALEAIRRTGAEISETNSGIRVVRNGAGIRPVDIVTDPFPGFPTDLQAQFMGLMTKSSGVSHITETIFENRFMHVQELARLGAKISLSGQTAKIEGVSRLKGAPVMATDLRASVSLVIAGLAAEGETMVSRVYHLDRGFERLEEKLTRCGAHVERVSD, from the coding sequence ATGGATCGCATCAGGATCGTAGGCGGAAATCAACTCCACGGGGTCATCCCCATTTCCGGCGCCAAAAACGCCGCTTTGCCGCTGATGATCGCATCGCTCCTGACCGACGATACGCTGACGCTCGAAAACGTGCCGCATCTCGCCGATGTCGAGCAGCTGATCCGCATCCTCGGCAATCACGGCGCCGACATCTCCGTCAACGGCCGCCGCGAGCGCCAGGGCGAGAGCTACGCCCGCACCATCCATTTCACCAGCCGCAACATCGTCTCGACCACAGCCCCCTACGAGCTCGTCTCGAAAATGCGGGCGAGCTTCTGGGTGATCGGGCCGCTGCTTGCCCGCGAAGGCAAGGCGCGCGTCTCGCTGCCGGGCGGCTGCGCCATCGGCACCCGGCCGGTCGATCTCTTCATCGAGGGCCTGGCGGCGCTCGGCGCCAATATCGAGATCGACGGTGGCTATATCGACGCCACGGCGCCGGAAGGCGGGCTTACCGGCGGGCGCTATGTGTTTCCGAAGGTCTCCGTCGGCGCCACCCATGTGCTGATGATGGCGGCGACGCTTGCCAACGGCACAACGGTGATCGGCAATGCGGCGCGCGAGCCCGAGGTCGCCGATCTTGCCAAGTGCCTGAACGCCATGGGCGCGAAGATCACCGGTGCCGGCACCGGCACGATCACCATTGAAGGCGTGCGCTCGCTGTCGGGCGCCCGCCACCGGGTGCTGCCCGACCGGATCGAGACGGGCACCTATGCCATGGCCGTGGCGATGACCGGCGGCGACGTGATCCTCGAGGACACGGATTCGAGCCTGCTCGAGACCGCGCTCGAGGCGATCCGCCGCACCGGCGCCGAGATCAGCGAGACGAACAGCGGCATCCGCGTCGTGCGCAACGGCGCCGGCATCCGGCCGGTCGATATCGTCACCGATCCCTTCCCGGGCTTCCCGACCGACCTGCAGGCCCAGTTCATGGGCCTGATGACCAAGTCGAGCGGCGTTTCCCATATCACCGAGACGATCTTCGAGAACCGCTTCATGCATGTGCAGGAACTGGCGCGGCTCGGCGCGAAGATCTCGCTGTCCGGCCAGACGGCGAAAATAGAGGGCGTCAGCCGCCTGAAGGGCGCCCCGGTAATGGCGACCGACCTGCGCGCCTCCGTGTCGCTGGTTATCGCCGGGCTTGCCGCCGAGGGCGAGACGATGGTCTCGCGCGTCTACCACCTCGACCGCGGCTTCGAGCGGCTGGAAGAGAAGCTGACGCGCTGCGGCGCCCATGTGGAACGCGTCAGCGATTGA